A single Mustelus asterias chromosome 4, sMusAst1.hap1.1, whole genome shotgun sequence DNA region contains:
- the kifc3 gene encoding kinesin-like protein KIFC3 isoform X3 produces the protein MISCLQEDKVRRPEELSTTEPQRQALGSTLQTQGTTDLEKHLEILVLENDRLKQELNGCQLQLQQLRISLTGCTGCEHSKENTQLREQTADLQLELGEKTQLLAKLQQHLKDVLQDKTEREERLNKQIRDCHLALAKQPTPSVKYITKKIEVESSRTKQDLEEAQARNHYLQEQIAIQRRVLAEQEQQLQDSWRTSAQLQAQVMMYEAELERTRGEMLEAFQAMEDEKNQAIEEVFLQARTEMKTVHENLNGVRMNLLSIQPALKTLTSDYNCLKNHVRDFPCLLQDAVNQTKREIYQAVEEAQKTNQDLLRKYKREMQLRKKCHNELVRLRGNIRVLCRVRPVNRDDGTGLDTRNIISFDNDDDAVLYVSHRGKTSMFELDKVFQPHAVQADIFQEVQALITSCIDGYNVCIFAYGQTGSGKTYTMEGSPEDPGINQRALRLLFGEVAERSTDWDLTITVSMAEIYNETLRDLLGSDPQKIEDLTMRNLLAKDPNEKLEIKLSPDGSGQLYVPGLIQIRVQSVDDINKVFELGRVNRATDFTNVNERSSRSHALLIVSVTGINLTSGVRTTGKLNLVDLAGSERVGKSGAEGPRLREAQNINKSLLALGDVICALRSKQPYIPFRNSKLTYLLQDSLSGDSKTLMMVQVSPMEKNVNETVCSLKFAQRVRSVELGAVVRRAENQHYSSRQDYELESPSAAAQQGRFNISHSGGKTTAGKRRLMASGEVNHRQSPAALPAL, from the exons ATGATCAGCTGCCTGCAGGAAGACAAAGTGAGGCGACCAGAGGAGCTGAGCACGACTGAGCCCCAACGGCAGGCATTGGGCAGCACTTTGCAAACTCAG GGTACAACCGACCTGGAGAAACATTTAGAAATACTAGTCTTGGAGAATGATCGACTGAAGCAGGAATTAAATGGCTGCCAGCTTCAGCTACAACAGCTCCGGATCTCTCTGACTGGGTGCACCGGCTGTGAGCACAGCAAG GAAAACACACAGTTGCGAGAGCAAACAGCTGATCTGCAGCTGGAGCTGGGAGAGAAGACACAGCTCCTGGCCAAATTACAGCAGCATCTCAAAGATGTCCTTCAGGACaagactgagagagaggagaggctgaataaacaaATTAGGGACTGCCATCTAGCCCTGGCCAAGCAACCCACGCCATCAGTTAAG tATATTACCAAAAAGATAGAAGTTgagtcatccaggacaaagcaggattTGGAAGAAGCCCAGGCCAGGAATCATTACCTTCAGGAGCAGATTGCTATCCAGAGACGGGTACTGGCTGAGCAGGAACAACAGCTTCAGGACTCCTGGCGGACATCAGCCCAGCTTCAAGCTCAG GTCATGATGTATGAAGCAGAACTTGAGCGGACACGTGGGGAGATGCTTGAGGCATTTCAAGCAATGGAGGATGAGAAGAACCAGGCCATTGAGGAGGTCTTCCTGCAAGCCCGAACTGAAATGAAAACTGTGCATGAGAATCTGAATG GCGTTCGAATGAATCTGCTCTCCATCCAACCCGCCCTAAAGACGCTGACCAGTGATTATAACTGCCTCAAAAATCATGTCCGTGATTTTCCATGTTTGCTGCAGGATGCTGTCAATCAGACAAAgagggag ATCTACCAGGCAGTGGAGGAAGCGCAGAAAACAAATCAGGATCTGCTGCGCAAGTACAAGCGAGAGATGCAGCTGCGGAAGAAGTGTCACAATGAGCTGGTACGGCTCCGAG ggAATATCCGTGTGTTGTGTAGGGTTCGGCCTGTAAATCGGGATGATGGCACCGGGCTCGACACCAGAAACATCATTTCCTTCGACAATGATGACGATGCGGTTCTGTATGTGTCACACCGTGGCAAAACCTCTATGTTTGAGCTGGATAAAGTATTTCAACCACATGCAGTGCAGGCAGAT ATATTCCAAGAGGTCCAGGCCCTCATCACTTCCTGTATTGATGGATACAATGTCTGTATTTTTGCATATGGACAAACTGGTTCTGGCAAGACGTATACTATGGAG GGTTCACCTGAAGACCCTGGAATTAACCAGCGGGCTCTGAGACTCTTGTTTGGTGAAGTGGCAGAGAGGTCTACAGACTGGGATCTGACCATTACTGTCAGCATGGCTGAGATCTACAATGAAACCCTCAG AGACCTGCTGGGGTCTGACCCCCAGAAGATTGAGGATCTAACTATGAG GAACTTGTTGGCCAAGGACCCCAATGAGAAGCTGGAGATAAAGCTGAGCCCCGATGGCAGTGGCCAACTCTATGTCCCAGGTCTGATTCAGATCAGGGTACAGAGCGTGGATGACATCAATAAG GTTTTTGAACTTGGACGTGTAAATCGTGCGACAGATTTTACAAATGTGAATGAACGAAGTTCCAGGTCTCATGCTCTGCTTATAGTCTCCGTTACTGGGAtaaacctcacctctggagtcagAACGACAG GTAAATTAAACCTGGTAGACCTAGCTGGGTCTGAGCGTGTTGGCAAATCAGGTGCAGAGGGACCCCGGCTGAGAGAAGCCCAGAATATTAACAAGTCCTTATTGGCCCTTGGTGATGTCATCTGTGCATTGCGCTCCAAGCAACCTTATATTCCTTTTCGTAATTCCAAACTGACTTACCTGCTGCAAGACTCCCTCAGTGGGGACAGCAAAACCCTCATGATGGTCCAG GTATCTCCAATGGAGAAGAACGTCAATGAAACAGTTTGCTCACTCAAGTTCGCCCAGAGAGTGCGTTCGGTGGAACTGGGGGCTGTGGTACGAAGAGCTGAAAACCAACACTATTCCAGCCGCCAAGACTATGAG TTAGAGTCCCCTTCTGCAGCTGCCCAACAAGGGCGGTTCAATATCAGCCATTCAGGAGGGAAAACCACAGCAGGAAAAAGAAGACTAATGGCGTCAG GTGAAGTGAACCATCGACAAAGCCCAGCTGCATTGCCTGCACTCTGA
- the kifc3 gene encoding kinesin-like protein KIFC3 isoform X4, with amino-acid sequence MISCLQEDKVRRPEELSTTEPQRQALGSTLQTQGTTDLEKHLEILVLENDRLKQELNGCQLQLQQLRISLTGCTGCEHSKENTQLREQTADLQLELGEKTQLLAKLQQHLKDVLQDKTEREERLNKQIRDCHLALAKQPTPSVKYITKKIEVESSRTKQDLEEAQARNHYLQEQIAIQRRVLAEQEQQLQDSWRTSAQLQAQVMMYEAELERTRGEMLEAFQAMEDEKNQAIEEVFLQARTEMKTVHENLNGVRMNLLSIQPALKTLTSDYNCLKNHVRDFPCLLQDAVNQTKREIYQAVEEAQKTNQDLLRKYKREMQLRKKCHNELVRLRGNIRVLCRVRPVNRDDGTGLDTRNIISFDNDDDAVLYVSHRGKTSMFELDKVFQPHAVQADIFQEVQALITSCIDGYNVCIFAYGQTGSGKTYTMEGSPEDPGINQRALRLLFGEVAERSTDWDLTITVSMAEIYNETLRNLLAKDPNEKLEIKLSPDGSGQLYVPGLIQIRVQSVDDINKVFELGRVNRATDFTNVNERSSRSHALLIVSVTGINLTSGVRTTGKLNLVDLAGSERVGKSGAEGPRLREAQNINKSLLALGDVICALRSKQPYIPFRNSKLTYLLQDSLSGDSKTLMMVQVSPMEKNVNETVCSLKFAQRVRSVELGAVVRRAENQHYSSRQDYELESPSAAAQQGRFNISHSGGKTTAGKRRLMASGEVNHRQSPAALPAL; translated from the exons ATGATCAGCTGCCTGCAGGAAGACAAAGTGAGGCGACCAGAGGAGCTGAGCACGACTGAGCCCCAACGGCAGGCATTGGGCAGCACTTTGCAAACTCAG GGTACAACCGACCTGGAGAAACATTTAGAAATACTAGTCTTGGAGAATGATCGACTGAAGCAGGAATTAAATGGCTGCCAGCTTCAGCTACAACAGCTCCGGATCTCTCTGACTGGGTGCACCGGCTGTGAGCACAGCAAG GAAAACACACAGTTGCGAGAGCAAACAGCTGATCTGCAGCTGGAGCTGGGAGAGAAGACACAGCTCCTGGCCAAATTACAGCAGCATCTCAAAGATGTCCTTCAGGACaagactgagagagaggagaggctgaataaacaaATTAGGGACTGCCATCTAGCCCTGGCCAAGCAACCCACGCCATCAGTTAAG tATATTACCAAAAAGATAGAAGTTgagtcatccaggacaaagcaggattTGGAAGAAGCCCAGGCCAGGAATCATTACCTTCAGGAGCAGATTGCTATCCAGAGACGGGTACTGGCTGAGCAGGAACAACAGCTTCAGGACTCCTGGCGGACATCAGCCCAGCTTCAAGCTCAG GTCATGATGTATGAAGCAGAACTTGAGCGGACACGTGGGGAGATGCTTGAGGCATTTCAAGCAATGGAGGATGAGAAGAACCAGGCCATTGAGGAGGTCTTCCTGCAAGCCCGAACTGAAATGAAAACTGTGCATGAGAATCTGAATG GCGTTCGAATGAATCTGCTCTCCATCCAACCCGCCCTAAAGACGCTGACCAGTGATTATAACTGCCTCAAAAATCATGTCCGTGATTTTCCATGTTTGCTGCAGGATGCTGTCAATCAGACAAAgagggag ATCTACCAGGCAGTGGAGGAAGCGCAGAAAACAAATCAGGATCTGCTGCGCAAGTACAAGCGAGAGATGCAGCTGCGGAAGAAGTGTCACAATGAGCTGGTACGGCTCCGAG ggAATATCCGTGTGTTGTGTAGGGTTCGGCCTGTAAATCGGGATGATGGCACCGGGCTCGACACCAGAAACATCATTTCCTTCGACAATGATGACGATGCGGTTCTGTATGTGTCACACCGTGGCAAAACCTCTATGTTTGAGCTGGATAAAGTATTTCAACCACATGCAGTGCAGGCAGAT ATATTCCAAGAGGTCCAGGCCCTCATCACTTCCTGTATTGATGGATACAATGTCTGTATTTTTGCATATGGACAAACTGGTTCTGGCAAGACGTATACTATGGAG GGTTCACCTGAAGACCCTGGAATTAACCAGCGGGCTCTGAGACTCTTGTTTGGTGAAGTGGCAGAGAGGTCTACAGACTGGGATCTGACCATTACTGTCAGCATGGCTGAGATCTACAATGAAACCCTCAG GAACTTGTTGGCCAAGGACCCCAATGAGAAGCTGGAGATAAAGCTGAGCCCCGATGGCAGTGGCCAACTCTATGTCCCAGGTCTGATTCAGATCAGGGTACAGAGCGTGGATGACATCAATAAG GTTTTTGAACTTGGACGTGTAAATCGTGCGACAGATTTTACAAATGTGAATGAACGAAGTTCCAGGTCTCATGCTCTGCTTATAGTCTCCGTTACTGGGAtaaacctcacctctggagtcagAACGACAG GTAAATTAAACCTGGTAGACCTAGCTGGGTCTGAGCGTGTTGGCAAATCAGGTGCAGAGGGACCCCGGCTGAGAGAAGCCCAGAATATTAACAAGTCCTTATTGGCCCTTGGTGATGTCATCTGTGCATTGCGCTCCAAGCAACCTTATATTCCTTTTCGTAATTCCAAACTGACTTACCTGCTGCAAGACTCCCTCAGTGGGGACAGCAAAACCCTCATGATGGTCCAG GTATCTCCAATGGAGAAGAACGTCAATGAAACAGTTTGCTCACTCAAGTTCGCCCAGAGAGTGCGTTCGGTGGAACTGGGGGCTGTGGTACGAAGAGCTGAAAACCAACACTATTCCAGCCGCCAAGACTATGAG TTAGAGTCCCCTTCTGCAGCTGCCCAACAAGGGCGGTTCAATATCAGCCATTCAGGAGGGAAAACCACAGCAGGAAAAAGAAGACTAATGGCGTCAG GTGAAGTGAACCATCGACAAAGCCCAGCTGCATTGCCTGCACTCTGA
- the kifc3 gene encoding kinesin-like protein KIFC3 isoform X1: MISCLQEDKVRRPEELSTTEPQRQALGSTLQTQLEGVEAKLSDQTQELNRLCSELGTTDLEKHLEILVLENDRLKQELNGCQLQLQQLRISLTGCTGCEHSKENTQLREQTADLQLELGEKTQLLAKLQQHLKDVLQDKTEREERLNKQIRDCHLALAKQPTPSVKYITKKIEVESSRTKQDLEEAQARNHYLQEQIAIQRRVLAEQEQQLQDSWRTSAQLQAQVMMYEAELERTRGEMLEAFQAMEDEKNQAIEEVFLQARTEMKTVHENLNGVRMNLLSIQPALKTLTSDYNCLKNHVRDFPCLLQDAVNQTKREIYQAVEEAQKTNQDLLRKYKREMQLRKKCHNELVRLRGNIRVLCRVRPVNRDDGTGLDTRNIISFDNDDDAVLYVSHRGKTSMFELDKVFQPHAVQADIFQEVQALITSCIDGYNVCIFAYGQTGSGKTYTMEGSPEDPGINQRALRLLFGEVAERSTDWDLTITVSMAEIYNETLRDLLGSDPQKIEDLTMRNLLAKDPNEKLEIKLSPDGSGQLYVPGLIQIRVQSVDDINKVFELGRVNRATDFTNVNERSSRSHALLIVSVTGINLTSGVRTTGKLNLVDLAGSERVGKSGAEGPRLREAQNINKSLLALGDVICALRSKQPYIPFRNSKLTYLLQDSLSGDSKTLMMVQVSPMEKNVNETVCSLKFAQRVRSVELGAVVRRAENQHYSSRQDYELESPSAAAQQGRFNISHSGGKTTAGKRRLMASGEVNHRQSPAALPAL, encoded by the exons ATGATCAGCTGCCTGCAGGAAGACAAAGTGAGGCGACCAGAGGAGCTGAGCACGACTGAGCCCCAACGGCAGGCATTGGGCAGCACTTTGCAAACTCAG CTCGAGGGGGTGGAAGCGAAACTGTCTGACCAGACGCAGGAACTGAACAGGCTGTGCTCTGAGCTG GGTACAACCGACCTGGAGAAACATTTAGAAATACTAGTCTTGGAGAATGATCGACTGAAGCAGGAATTAAATGGCTGCCAGCTTCAGCTACAACAGCTCCGGATCTCTCTGACTGGGTGCACCGGCTGTGAGCACAGCAAG GAAAACACACAGTTGCGAGAGCAAACAGCTGATCTGCAGCTGGAGCTGGGAGAGAAGACACAGCTCCTGGCCAAATTACAGCAGCATCTCAAAGATGTCCTTCAGGACaagactgagagagaggagaggctgaataaacaaATTAGGGACTGCCATCTAGCCCTGGCCAAGCAACCCACGCCATCAGTTAAG tATATTACCAAAAAGATAGAAGTTgagtcatccaggacaaagcaggattTGGAAGAAGCCCAGGCCAGGAATCATTACCTTCAGGAGCAGATTGCTATCCAGAGACGGGTACTGGCTGAGCAGGAACAACAGCTTCAGGACTCCTGGCGGACATCAGCCCAGCTTCAAGCTCAG GTCATGATGTATGAAGCAGAACTTGAGCGGACACGTGGGGAGATGCTTGAGGCATTTCAAGCAATGGAGGATGAGAAGAACCAGGCCATTGAGGAGGTCTTCCTGCAAGCCCGAACTGAAATGAAAACTGTGCATGAGAATCTGAATG GCGTTCGAATGAATCTGCTCTCCATCCAACCCGCCCTAAAGACGCTGACCAGTGATTATAACTGCCTCAAAAATCATGTCCGTGATTTTCCATGTTTGCTGCAGGATGCTGTCAATCAGACAAAgagggag ATCTACCAGGCAGTGGAGGAAGCGCAGAAAACAAATCAGGATCTGCTGCGCAAGTACAAGCGAGAGATGCAGCTGCGGAAGAAGTGTCACAATGAGCTGGTACGGCTCCGAG ggAATATCCGTGTGTTGTGTAGGGTTCGGCCTGTAAATCGGGATGATGGCACCGGGCTCGACACCAGAAACATCATTTCCTTCGACAATGATGACGATGCGGTTCTGTATGTGTCACACCGTGGCAAAACCTCTATGTTTGAGCTGGATAAAGTATTTCAACCACATGCAGTGCAGGCAGAT ATATTCCAAGAGGTCCAGGCCCTCATCACTTCCTGTATTGATGGATACAATGTCTGTATTTTTGCATATGGACAAACTGGTTCTGGCAAGACGTATACTATGGAG GGTTCACCTGAAGACCCTGGAATTAACCAGCGGGCTCTGAGACTCTTGTTTGGTGAAGTGGCAGAGAGGTCTACAGACTGGGATCTGACCATTACTGTCAGCATGGCTGAGATCTACAATGAAACCCTCAG AGACCTGCTGGGGTCTGACCCCCAGAAGATTGAGGATCTAACTATGAG GAACTTGTTGGCCAAGGACCCCAATGAGAAGCTGGAGATAAAGCTGAGCCCCGATGGCAGTGGCCAACTCTATGTCCCAGGTCTGATTCAGATCAGGGTACAGAGCGTGGATGACATCAATAAG GTTTTTGAACTTGGACGTGTAAATCGTGCGACAGATTTTACAAATGTGAATGAACGAAGTTCCAGGTCTCATGCTCTGCTTATAGTCTCCGTTACTGGGAtaaacctcacctctggagtcagAACGACAG GTAAATTAAACCTGGTAGACCTAGCTGGGTCTGAGCGTGTTGGCAAATCAGGTGCAGAGGGACCCCGGCTGAGAGAAGCCCAGAATATTAACAAGTCCTTATTGGCCCTTGGTGATGTCATCTGTGCATTGCGCTCCAAGCAACCTTATATTCCTTTTCGTAATTCCAAACTGACTTACCTGCTGCAAGACTCCCTCAGTGGGGACAGCAAAACCCTCATGATGGTCCAG GTATCTCCAATGGAGAAGAACGTCAATGAAACAGTTTGCTCACTCAAGTTCGCCCAGAGAGTGCGTTCGGTGGAACTGGGGGCTGTGGTACGAAGAGCTGAAAACCAACACTATTCCAGCCGCCAAGACTATGAG TTAGAGTCCCCTTCTGCAGCTGCCCAACAAGGGCGGTTCAATATCAGCCATTCAGGAGGGAAAACCACAGCAGGAAAAAGAAGACTAATGGCGTCAG GTGAAGTGAACCATCGACAAAGCCCAGCTGCATTGCCTGCACTCTGA
- the kifc3 gene encoding kinesin-like protein KIFC3 isoform X2: MISCLQEDKVRRPEELSTTEPQRQALGSTLQTQLEGVEAKLSDQTQELNRLCSELGTTDLEKHLEILVLENDRLKQELNGCQLQLQQLRISLTGCTGCEHSKENTQLREQTADLQLELGEKTQLLAKLQQHLKDVLQDKTEREERLNKQIRDCHLALAKQPTPSVKYITKKIEVESSRTKQDLEEAQARNHYLQEQIAIQRRVLAEQEQQLQDSWRTSAQLQAQVMMYEAELERTRGEMLEAFQAMEDEKNQAIEEVFLQARTEMKTVHENLNGVRMNLLSIQPALKTLTSDYNCLKNHVRDFPCLLQDAVNQTKREIYQAVEEAQKTNQDLLRKYKREMQLRKKCHNELVRLRGNIRVLCRVRPVNRDDGTGLDTRNIISFDNDDDAVLYVSHRGKTSMFELDKVFQPHAVQADIFQEVQALITSCIDGYNVCIFAYGQTGSGKTYTMEGSPEDPGINQRALRLLFGEVAERSTDWDLTITVSMAEIYNETLRNLLAKDPNEKLEIKLSPDGSGQLYVPGLIQIRVQSVDDINKVFELGRVNRATDFTNVNERSSRSHALLIVSVTGINLTSGVRTTGKLNLVDLAGSERVGKSGAEGPRLREAQNINKSLLALGDVICALRSKQPYIPFRNSKLTYLLQDSLSGDSKTLMMVQVSPMEKNVNETVCSLKFAQRVRSVELGAVVRRAENQHYSSRQDYELESPSAAAQQGRFNISHSGGKTTAGKRRLMASGEVNHRQSPAALPAL, from the exons ATGATCAGCTGCCTGCAGGAAGACAAAGTGAGGCGACCAGAGGAGCTGAGCACGACTGAGCCCCAACGGCAGGCATTGGGCAGCACTTTGCAAACTCAG CTCGAGGGGGTGGAAGCGAAACTGTCTGACCAGACGCAGGAACTGAACAGGCTGTGCTCTGAGCTG GGTACAACCGACCTGGAGAAACATTTAGAAATACTAGTCTTGGAGAATGATCGACTGAAGCAGGAATTAAATGGCTGCCAGCTTCAGCTACAACAGCTCCGGATCTCTCTGACTGGGTGCACCGGCTGTGAGCACAGCAAG GAAAACACACAGTTGCGAGAGCAAACAGCTGATCTGCAGCTGGAGCTGGGAGAGAAGACACAGCTCCTGGCCAAATTACAGCAGCATCTCAAAGATGTCCTTCAGGACaagactgagagagaggagaggctgaataaacaaATTAGGGACTGCCATCTAGCCCTGGCCAAGCAACCCACGCCATCAGTTAAG tATATTACCAAAAAGATAGAAGTTgagtcatccaggacaaagcaggattTGGAAGAAGCCCAGGCCAGGAATCATTACCTTCAGGAGCAGATTGCTATCCAGAGACGGGTACTGGCTGAGCAGGAACAACAGCTTCAGGACTCCTGGCGGACATCAGCCCAGCTTCAAGCTCAG GTCATGATGTATGAAGCAGAACTTGAGCGGACACGTGGGGAGATGCTTGAGGCATTTCAAGCAATGGAGGATGAGAAGAACCAGGCCATTGAGGAGGTCTTCCTGCAAGCCCGAACTGAAATGAAAACTGTGCATGAGAATCTGAATG GCGTTCGAATGAATCTGCTCTCCATCCAACCCGCCCTAAAGACGCTGACCAGTGATTATAACTGCCTCAAAAATCATGTCCGTGATTTTCCATGTTTGCTGCAGGATGCTGTCAATCAGACAAAgagggag ATCTACCAGGCAGTGGAGGAAGCGCAGAAAACAAATCAGGATCTGCTGCGCAAGTACAAGCGAGAGATGCAGCTGCGGAAGAAGTGTCACAATGAGCTGGTACGGCTCCGAG ggAATATCCGTGTGTTGTGTAGGGTTCGGCCTGTAAATCGGGATGATGGCACCGGGCTCGACACCAGAAACATCATTTCCTTCGACAATGATGACGATGCGGTTCTGTATGTGTCACACCGTGGCAAAACCTCTATGTTTGAGCTGGATAAAGTATTTCAACCACATGCAGTGCAGGCAGAT ATATTCCAAGAGGTCCAGGCCCTCATCACTTCCTGTATTGATGGATACAATGTCTGTATTTTTGCATATGGACAAACTGGTTCTGGCAAGACGTATACTATGGAG GGTTCACCTGAAGACCCTGGAATTAACCAGCGGGCTCTGAGACTCTTGTTTGGTGAAGTGGCAGAGAGGTCTACAGACTGGGATCTGACCATTACTGTCAGCATGGCTGAGATCTACAATGAAACCCTCAG GAACTTGTTGGCCAAGGACCCCAATGAGAAGCTGGAGATAAAGCTGAGCCCCGATGGCAGTGGCCAACTCTATGTCCCAGGTCTGATTCAGATCAGGGTACAGAGCGTGGATGACATCAATAAG GTTTTTGAACTTGGACGTGTAAATCGTGCGACAGATTTTACAAATGTGAATGAACGAAGTTCCAGGTCTCATGCTCTGCTTATAGTCTCCGTTACTGGGAtaaacctcacctctggagtcagAACGACAG GTAAATTAAACCTGGTAGACCTAGCTGGGTCTGAGCGTGTTGGCAAATCAGGTGCAGAGGGACCCCGGCTGAGAGAAGCCCAGAATATTAACAAGTCCTTATTGGCCCTTGGTGATGTCATCTGTGCATTGCGCTCCAAGCAACCTTATATTCCTTTTCGTAATTCCAAACTGACTTACCTGCTGCAAGACTCCCTCAGTGGGGACAGCAAAACCCTCATGATGGTCCAG GTATCTCCAATGGAGAAGAACGTCAATGAAACAGTTTGCTCACTCAAGTTCGCCCAGAGAGTGCGTTCGGTGGAACTGGGGGCTGTGGTACGAAGAGCTGAAAACCAACACTATTCCAGCCGCCAAGACTATGAG TTAGAGTCCCCTTCTGCAGCTGCCCAACAAGGGCGGTTCAATATCAGCCATTCAGGAGGGAAAACCACAGCAGGAAAAAGAAGACTAATGGCGTCAG GTGAAGTGAACCATCGACAAAGCCCAGCTGCATTGCCTGCACTCTGA